A genomic segment from Pyrodictium occultum encodes:
- a CDS encoding DUF447 domain-containing protein, with the protein MVPRAASNSSANNMDSLIPHDRYVELLAVLQAPGEAMVTPLGIRREGGRLVARLYPGTRLQPLGYSVYEACLAQPYDPLSYYSAVLEHSVELEPARAVHAPCPRAEGPRVEAIVSSRERAPGGFIVLWLDPIHVEEGGGWALYSRSLGCSIELLIALTRLRFWARARSLTPEPPCRTVRRLAYTVLESFDCILHSTWSPELHRAAARAAREALDNAYMAGCLAPSEVEAF; encoded by the coding sequence ATGGTCCCTCGCGCAGCGTCCAACAGCTCCGCCAACAACATGGACTCCCTAATCCCCCACGACAGGTACGTTGAGCTGCTCGCGGTGCTGCAGGCGCCCGGCGAGGCCATGGTTACGCCCCTCGGCATACGGCGCGAGGGAGGCAGGCTTGTAGCCCGCCTCTACCCGGGCACGAGACTACAGCCCCTGGGCTACAGCGTTTACGAGGCATGCCTAGCCCAGCCCTACGACCCGCTGAGCTACTACAGTGCAGTGCTCGAGCACAGCGTTGAACTGGAGCCCGCCAGGGCGGTGCACGCGCCCTGCCCCAGGGCCGAGGGGCCCAGGGTGGAGGCCATAGTATCGTCCCGGGAACGAGCCCCGGGAGGCTTCATAGTCCTCTGGCTAGACCCCATCCATGTGGAGGAAGGCGGTGGCTGGGCCCTCTACTCTAGGAGCCTAGGGTGCAGCATAGAGCTGCTCATAGCCCTTACGAGGCTCAGATTCTGGGCCCGCGCGCGGAGCCTGACACCGGAGCCCCCCTGCAGGACCGTGAGGAGGCTCGCATACACGGTGCTGGAGTCCTTCGACTGCATACTCCACAGCACCTGGAGCCCGGAGCTGCACCGGGCAGCGGCGAGGGCGGCCAGGGAGGCTCTCGACAACGCCTATATGGCCGGCTGCCTGGCCCCCAGCGAGGTGGAGGCGTTTTAG
- a CDS encoding DNA double-strand break repair nuclease NurA → MVEVVELGDDIHAAVKRIASRLPSIDEGLRRLVEESIGIRKIKELGTRFEPVYAVDSAFPRSPLNLVGISMSMVTVALVRYSDRGTSIRRGRKLLVEYLGDIEQDYVAALARLEERRYAVSVVDDAGLMVVDGEILPRRGASDLWVDVENLSLMLVKELSRRRVPLVGVLKRSYSAQMAGVLGVRMSDKAVASIVLRRGEYLELPHPQETLASMGCRIVFYKPLRGLAEAVKLELCSAGHPVDQVVSMLARETGPTGLPWVIDLVDSVVKKEVARLAAIHQLLLSRLSRGRRHQLAYPLNPQEARSRPGAGS, encoded by the coding sequence ATGGTAGAGGTCGTAGAGCTGGGTGACGATATTCACGCGGCTGTGAAAAGAATAGCGTCACGGCTGCCAAGCATTGATGAGGGCCTGCGCCGCCTCGTTGAAGAGAGCATCGGGATAAGGAAGATCAAAGAGCTGGGCACGCGTTTCGAGCCAGTCTATGCTGTAGACTCCGCCTTCCCGCGGTCTCCTCTGAACCTTGTAGGCATATCTATGAGCATGGTTACGGTGGCCCTGGTCAGGTACTCCGATAGGGGCACTAGCATTAGGCGTGGCCGCAAGCTCCTCGTCGAGTATCTTGGGGACATCGAGCAGGACTACGTAGCGGCTCTCGCCAGGCTCGAGGAGCGCCGCTACGCCGTCAGTGTCGTGGACGATGCAGGCCTCATGGTTGTTGATGGCGAGATACTGCCCCGGCGTGGAGCCTCCGACCTCTGGGTCGATGTCGAGAACCTCAGCCTCATGCTTGTAAAAGAGTTGTCCAGGAGACGCGTACCCCTCGTCGGGGTCCTCAAGAGGAGCTACTCGGCCCAGATGGCGGGCGTCCTGGGCGTCAGGATGAGCGATAAGGCGGTAGCCTCTATCGTGCTCCGCCGCGGCGAGTACCTCGAGCTGCCCCACCCCCAGGAGACACTCGCATCCATGGGGTGCAGGATTGTCTTCTACAAGCCCCTCCGCGGCCTCGCGGAGGCGGTGAAGCTAGAGCTCTGCAGCGCAGGCCACCCCGTCGACCAGGTTGTCTCGATGCTGGCTAGGGAGACGGGGCCCACCGGGCTGCCCTGGGTGATAGACCTGGTGGACTCTGTGGTAAAGAAGGAGGTTGCCCGCCTGGCTGCTATACACCAGCTTCTCCTCTCAAGGCTCTCCCGTGGACGCAGGCACCAGCTCGCGTACCCTCTTAACCCGCAGGAGGCTAGAAGCAGGCCCGGCGCGGGCTCCTAG
- a CDS encoding tryptophan--tRNA ligase: MAEEFRLDPWASAVRLEYEKLFRYFGIKPFRELLPRVTEVLGEPLHLMRRGVIFGHRDFDSVLEAYRSGERVALVTGFMPSGRFHFGHKMVADQIIYYQKLGFEIFIVIADAEAYAVRKLDRRKVIETGLYEYVANLIALGLEKNRHTHIYFQTNYETPYYRLIQMFSRKITMAEMEAIYGDLEPGKVMAALTQAADILHPQLDYFGGFKHVLVPVGADQDPHIRLARDIADRFENELGLRRPASTYHRFQSGLDGNKMSSSRPDYTIFLSDPIDVAVRKLKNALTGGRATVEEQRRLGGEPEKCTVYEFYVYHLVRDDKKLARIYQECRGGRLLCGPDKQYAAELLAKFLEEHQRKLEKAKDRVLEYVEPPSF, translated from the coding sequence GTGGCCGAGGAGTTCAGGCTAGACCCCTGGGCATCGGCGGTAAGGCTGGAGTATGAGAAGCTCTTCCGCTACTTCGGGATAAAGCCCTTTCGGGAGCTTCTGCCACGCGTAACGGAGGTGCTTGGCGAGCCCCTCCACCTCATGCGCCGTGGCGTCATATTCGGCCATAGGGATTTCGACAGTGTGCTTGAAGCATACCGGTCCGGCGAGCGGGTAGCCCTTGTAACCGGCTTCATGCCCAGCGGCCGCTTCCACTTCGGCCACAAGATGGTGGCGGATCAGATAATATACTACCAGAAGCTGGGCTTCGAGATATTCATTGTTATAGCTGACGCGGAGGCCTACGCTGTCCGCAAGCTAGACCGTAGGAAGGTGATAGAGACGGGCCTCTACGAGTACGTTGCCAACCTCATAGCCCTGGGGCTTGAGAAGAACCGGCACACCCACATATACTTCCAGACCAACTACGAGACACCCTACTACCGCCTCATCCAGATGTTCTCCAGGAAGATAACAATGGCCGAGATGGAGGCTATATACGGTGACCTAGAGCCGGGCAAGGTGATGGCCGCGCTCACCCAGGCTGCAGACATACTACACCCCCAGCTAGACTACTTCGGAGGCTTCAAACACGTACTCGTACCCGTTGGAGCCGATCAAGACCCACACATAAGGCTTGCAAGAGATATCGCTGACAGGTTTGAGAACGAGCTAGGGCTCCGGAGGCCGGCCTCGACCTACCATCGGTTCCAGAGCGGGCTGGACGGCAACAAGATGAGCAGCTCTAGGCCGGACTATACCATATTTCTAAGCGACCCCATAGACGTGGCTGTGCGTAAGCTGAAGAACGCCCTCACCGGCGGCCGGGCGACGGTGGAGGAGCAGCGCCGGCTCGGAGGAGAGCCGGAAAAGTGCACAGTCTACGAGTTCTACGTATACCATCTAGTCAGGGACGACAAGAAGCTTGCGAGAATATACCAGGAGTGCAGAGGGGGGCGCCTCCTCTGCGGCCCTGACAAGCAGTACGCGGCCGAGCTGCTAGCCAAGTTCCTGGAGGAGCACCAGAGGAAGCTCGAGAAGGCCAAGGACAGGGTGCTAGAGTACGTGGAGCCCCCAAGCTTCTAG